From Streptomyces yatensis, one genomic window encodes:
- a CDS encoding epoxide hydrolase family protein — MTAPTPPTSALVRPFTVSISESEIDDLKQRLARTRWPDPETVGDWSQGVRVENARSLVDYWERGYDWRRFESELNRFPQFLTEIDGLDIHFIHVRSRNPNAMPLILTHGWPGSIVEFLKLIGPLTDPVSFGGDAADSFDVVVPSLPGFGFSQKPTETGWTVSRIASAWAELMKRLGYTRWAAQGGDWGAVVTTALGAMQPEGLLGIHLNTQYAFPAQIPDTLSPEQRYAVETLALYAGDLGGSNHLQGTKPETVGFALADSPAGQAAWIYEKFQSKTDNHGLAEDALGIDDMLDAISLYWFTNSAASSGRIYWENKSLTFAGPKVTLPVAVTVFPRDIPRVPRSWIEDTYSNLIHYGEADKGGHFAALEQPEILVSEIRAGLRTLRS, encoded by the coding sequence ATGACCGCACCGACGCCGCCGACCTCGGCTCTCGTCCGCCCGTTCACCGTCTCGATCTCGGAATCGGAGATCGACGACCTCAAGCAGCGACTGGCCAGAACTCGATGGCCGGATCCGGAAACGGTGGGCGACTGGTCGCAAGGGGTTCGCGTAGAGAACGCCAGATCTCTGGTCGACTACTGGGAGCGCGGCTACGACTGGCGGCGCTTTGAGTCCGAGCTCAATCGCTTCCCCCAATTCCTGACCGAGATTGATGGGCTGGACATCCACTTCATCCACGTCAGGTCCAGGAATCCCAACGCGATGCCGCTGATACTCACGCATGGATGGCCGGGCTCGATCGTCGAGTTCCTGAAGCTGATCGGCCCGCTGACCGATCCGGTTTCGTTCGGAGGAGATGCCGCCGATTCATTCGACGTCGTCGTCCCCTCGCTCCCCGGGTTCGGGTTCTCCCAGAAGCCCACGGAGACCGGGTGGACCGTATCGCGCATCGCAAGCGCATGGGCGGAGCTGATGAAACGTCTCGGCTACACGAGATGGGCCGCGCAAGGCGGCGATTGGGGTGCCGTCGTCACCACCGCCCTCGGGGCCATGCAACCTGAGGGGCTTCTCGGAATTCATCTGAACACCCAGTACGCCTTTCCCGCACAGATACCCGACACCTTGTCGCCCGAACAGCGCTACGCCGTGGAGACCCTCGCCCTCTACGCCGGCGATCTCGGTGGGTCGAACCACCTTCAGGGCACGAAGCCGGAGACTGTCGGATTCGCCTTGGCGGACTCTCCCGCCGGCCAGGCAGCCTGGATCTACGAGAAGTTCCAGTCCAAGACCGACAACCACGGGCTCGCCGAGGACGCTCTCGGCATCGACGACATGCTCGACGCGATATCCCTCTACTGGTTCACCAACAGCGCAGCGTCGTCCGGCCGCATCTACTGGGAGAACAAATCGCTCACTTTCGCCGGCCCGAAGGTGACGCTTCCGGTCGCGGTGACCGTCTTCCCGAGGGACATCCCACGCGTGCCCCGCAGCTGGATCGAAGACACCTACAGCAATCTGATCCACTACGGCGAGGCCGACAAGGGCGGGCACTTCGCGGCGTTGGAGCAGCCCGAGATCCTGGTCAGCGAAATCCGCGCCGGCCTGCGCACCCTTCGTTCCTGA
- a CDS encoding EthD domain-containing protein, which produces MLKLIFMINRVEGMSYERFVEHHRDRHAPLFTSIPEAERYVRKYTVSHPVPAENYPPRAYDGLTEIWFEDWEDHDAFFASDNYRTLVNPDEARFIDMDSVAVMVTEEKEVI; this is translated from the coding sequence ATGCTGAAGCTCATCTTCATGATCAACCGCGTCGAGGGAATGTCGTACGAGCGTTTTGTCGAGCACCACCGGGATCGGCACGCGCCGCTGTTCACCTCCATCCCGGAGGCGGAGCGCTACGTGCGCAAGTACACCGTGTCCCACCCGGTCCCCGCCGAGAACTACCCGCCCCGGGCCTACGACGGCCTGACGGAAATCTGGTTCGAGGACTGGGAGGACCACGACGCTTTCTTCGCCTCCGACAACTACCGGACGCTGGTCAACCCCGACGAAGCACGCTTCATCGACATGGACTCGGTGGCCGTGATGGTCACCGAGGAGAAGGAGGTCATCTGA
- a CDS encoding transposase domain-containing protein — MDEALRAARAVQSRLRDLPSRVVIYLILAACLFPEVGYPGVWRKLTGALVGLPVAAPTASALAQAR, encoded by the coding sequence GTGGATGAGGCCCTGAGGGCGGCCAGGGCCGTGCAGTCGCGGCTGCGGGACCTGCCCTCCCGGGTCGTGATCTACCTGATCCTGGCCGCGTGTCTGTTCCCCGAGGTGGGATACCCCGGCGTGTGGCGCAAGCTCACGGGGGCACTGGTCGGCTTACCGGTAGCCGCACCGACAGCCAGCGCGCTGGCCCAGGCCCGCTGA
- a CDS encoding MerR family transcriptional regulator, which yields MRIGELSARTGVSRRSLRYYEEQGLLVSSRSPSGQRHYEDEHVQRVRLVQAFLAAGMSSGTIVEMVPCMTEPSEDRARQALEIMGRERARLSEDIDGLAAARDALDHLIEDNHAYLTRSADDGA from the coding sequence ATGCGGATCGGTGAATTGTCCGCCCGGACGGGAGTCAGCCGCCGGTCGCTGCGCTACTACGAGGAGCAGGGCCTGCTTGTCAGCTCCCGCTCGCCCAGCGGACAGCGCCACTACGAAGACGAGCACGTCCAGCGGGTGCGCCTGGTGCAGGCGTTCCTGGCGGCGGGTATGTCCAGCGGCACCATCGTCGAGATGGTGCCCTGCATGACCGAGCCGAGCGAGGACAGGGCGCGGCAGGCACTGGAGATCATGGGCCGCGAGCGGGCCCGGCTGTCCGAGGACATCGACGGCCTTGCCGCCGCCAGGGACGCGCTGGACCACCTCATCGAGGACAACCACGCGTACCTGACACGGTCGGCGGACGACGGGGCGTGA
- a CDS encoding alcohol dehydrogenase catalytic domain-containing protein, whose protein sequence is MRAAVLTRFGAPLTVRELPDPEAGGGEVVVEVLAACVPPYAGEVFSGERNYPLVPPVVPGVGGVGRIVHVGPDATRLRVGDLVWCDCTVRSRDDALTPDITLQGWSSRGEGGARLARYLHDGSFAERMRVPTENVFPLPAAAGEDPARWAALTAHTIPYGGLLAGGLAAGETLLVSGATGNLGSSAVAVALAMGAGRVVAPGRNRAALDLLADRFGPRVRPVPLTGDETVDRAAMSAAGDGPIDMVIDLLPPSAPSSAVRVAAMTVREYGRVVLMGGVGMLGGDDLALPYPWIMRNSVTVRGQWMYPRTANVGIIRMLASGALDLAPERVRTFGLDAVNDAVAYAASHGGPFDRTALVPMEV, encoded by the coding sequence ATGCGAGCAGCAGTACTGACGCGGTTCGGCGCCCCGCTCACGGTGCGGGAGCTGCCCGACCCTGAGGCCGGTGGCGGTGAGGTGGTGGTCGAGGTGCTGGCTGCCTGCGTCCCCCCGTACGCGGGCGAGGTCTTCAGCGGCGAACGGAACTACCCCCTGGTCCCTCCCGTGGTGCCCGGGGTCGGCGGCGTGGGGCGGATCGTCCACGTCGGCCCGGATGCCACCCGGCTGCGCGTCGGGGACCTGGTGTGGTGCGACTGCACGGTGCGCTCGCGGGACGATGCCCTGACGCCCGACATCACACTGCAGGGCTGGAGTTCCCGCGGCGAGGGCGGCGCGCGGCTGGCCCGGTACCTGCATGACGGGTCGTTCGCCGAACGTATGCGGGTTCCGACGGAGAACGTCTTCCCGCTGCCGGCCGCGGCGGGGGAGGACCCGGCCCGCTGGGCCGCGCTCACCGCGCACACCATCCCTTACGGCGGGCTGCTGGCGGGCGGGCTCGCGGCCGGTGAGACGCTGCTGGTCAGCGGGGCCACCGGCAACCTCGGCAGCAGTGCGGTCGCGGTCGCGCTCGCGATGGGGGCGGGCCGCGTGGTCGCGCCGGGCCGCAACCGGGCAGCGCTCGACCTGCTCGCCGACCGGTTCGGTCCGCGGGTGCGCCCGGTGCCGCTGACCGGGGACGAGACCGTCGACCGGGCGGCGATGTCCGCGGCGGGCGACGGCCCGATCGACATGGTGATCGATCTGCTTCCGCCGAGCGCACCCAGCTCCGCGGTGCGTGTGGCGGCCATGACGGTGCGCGAGTACGGCCGTGTCGTCCTCATGGGCGGTGTCGGCATGCTCGGTGGCGACGATCTCGCGCTCCCGTACCCGTGGATCATGCGCAACTCGGTCACCGTGCGCGGCCAGTGGATGTACCCGCGCACGGCGAACGTCGGCATCATCCGGATGCTGGCCTCGGGCGCGTTGGACCTCGCCCCCGAACGCGTCCGGACCTTCGGTCTCGATGCGGTCAACGACGCCGTCGCCTATGCCGCTTCCCACGGCGGCCCGTTCGACCGCACCGCCCTGGTCCCCATGGAGGTGTGA
- a CDS encoding DUF2267 domain-containing protein encodes MEYDEFIRLVAQRAHVPEDQAAPLTRATMLTLAERITGGEARDLAAVLPPEVAPPLVPPEDVAQKFGVDEFVRRVSERANTDETVARRAVRAVFMTLQQAVPGKEFQDVMDQLPNEFQDI; translated from the coding sequence ATGGAGTATGACGAGTTCATCCGGCTCGTCGCTCAGCGGGCCCACGTGCCGGAGGATCAGGCGGCGCCGCTGACCCGTGCCACGATGCTGACGCTCGCGGAGAGGATTACGGGCGGCGAAGCACGTGATCTGGCAGCAGTCCTTCCTCCGGAAGTCGCCCCGCCGCTGGTCCCGCCGGAGGACGTGGCTCAGAAATTCGGCGTGGACGAATTCGTGCGGCGTGTGAGCGAACGTGCGAACACCGACGAGACGGTGGCGCGCCGCGCGGTTCGGGCGGTGTTCATGACGCTGCAGCAGGCAGTTCCGGGCAAGGAGTTCCAGGACGTCATGGATCAGTTGCCGAACGAGTTCCAGGACATCTAG
- a CDS encoding TetR/AcrR family transcriptional regulator, whose protein sequence is MSTESSRVRSMNETRDRILDVALDVLGENPDAGMGDIASAAGVVRRTVYDHFPSRLDLVRTLTERAVTEVTAVLTEVNASGAEADATWVEFIARLWPVAHRYRVLLALRRGEYGEAIHALLGPVDELLAGLVKRGQDGDVFAQHLPAGLLSQVAYGVVFAIADSDLPNGTLGARAATITSLLMLGVPEPRAIALVGDQP, encoded by the coding sequence ATGTCCACCGAGTCCTCCCGTGTGCGCTCGATGAACGAGACACGCGATCGCATCCTCGACGTCGCCCTCGATGTGCTGGGAGAGAATCCCGACGCCGGGATGGGCGACATCGCCTCCGCTGCCGGCGTCGTCCGTCGTACGGTCTACGACCACTTCCCCTCGCGCCTCGACCTGGTTCGGACACTCACGGAACGGGCCGTCACCGAGGTGACAGCCGTGCTCACCGAAGTCAACGCCTCCGGCGCGGAAGCGGACGCGACGTGGGTCGAATTCATCGCCCGTCTCTGGCCGGTGGCGCACCGGTACCGAGTGCTGTTGGCGCTGCGCCGTGGCGAGTACGGCGAGGCGATCCACGCCCTGCTCGGGCCCGTCGATGAGCTCCTCGCCGGCCTCGTGAAACGGGGCCAGGACGGCGACGTGTTCGCACAGCACCTGCCGGCGGGTCTTCTGAGCCAGGTTGCCTACGGCGTCGTGTTCGCCATCGCGGACAGTGACCTGCCGAACGGGACCCTCGGCGCCCGAGCAGCGACGATCACCAGCCTGCTGATGCTGGGAGTTCCCGAGCCGCGCGCAATTGCTCTCGTGGGCGACCAGCCCTGA
- a CDS encoding MFS transporter, with translation MTTRTVAPEAPPVKVHRVIVAASIGNALEWFDILVYGFFAATISDQFFPTADETVSLLLTLGTFAVAYVVRPLGALVLGAYADRAGRKRALMVSIRLMMVATLLIATMPPYATIGLVAPIAILIARLVQGFSAGGEFGSATAFLVEHRPEKRGFMASWQFASQGFATLLASAFGTVLTATLSDAQLESWGWRIPFFFGLLIGPVGYYIRRYVGEAGEFVKTADQERAPVKETFRTQKDRMFVAMGALAVSTAISYFITYMPTFAVKELDLPASTGFASTLVTGIVLTGLTPVVGHLSDRFGRTRIMLIFATLILALVYPSLAFLVAAPGFGVILGVMFLVGVLKAGYFAPLPAMMAELFPVTNRATGLAVSYNIAVMLFGGTTPLIIVWLVDVTGSKLAPTFYLMFLAVLSLSCVAFARRRLDIH, from the coding sequence ATGACCACACGGACCGTAGCCCCCGAAGCACCACCGGTGAAGGTGCACCGCGTCATCGTCGCCGCGTCCATCGGGAACGCGCTGGAATGGTTCGACATCCTCGTCTACGGTTTCTTCGCCGCGACGATCTCGGACCAGTTCTTCCCCACCGCCGACGAGACCGTGTCGCTGCTGCTGACGCTCGGCACGTTCGCGGTGGCCTATGTGGTCCGTCCGCTGGGGGCACTCGTGCTCGGCGCGTATGCCGACCGTGCCGGGCGCAAGCGTGCGCTCATGGTGTCGATCCGGCTCATGATGGTCGCGACACTGCTCATCGCGACCATGCCGCCGTACGCGACGATCGGGCTCGTCGCGCCGATCGCGATCCTGATCGCCCGACTCGTCCAGGGCTTCTCCGCGGGCGGGGAGTTCGGCAGCGCCACCGCGTTCCTCGTCGAGCACAGGCCCGAGAAGCGCGGCTTCATGGCCAGCTGGCAGTTCGCGAGCCAGGGCTTCGCGACGCTGCTCGCGTCGGCGTTCGGCACGGTGCTCACGGCCACGCTGTCCGACGCGCAGCTGGAGTCGTGGGGTTGGCGCATCCCGTTCTTCTTCGGTCTGCTGATCGGCCCGGTCGGCTACTACATCCGGCGTTACGTCGGCGAGGCCGGTGAGTTCGTCAAGACCGCGGACCAGGAGCGCGCGCCGGTGAAGGAGACGTTCCGTACCCAGAAGGACCGCATGTTCGTGGCCATGGGCGCGCTCGCCGTGTCCACCGCGATCAGCTACTTCATCACCTACATGCCCACGTTCGCGGTGAAGGAACTGGACCTGCCGGCGTCGACCGGATTCGCCTCCACTCTGGTCACCGGGATCGTGCTGACCGGCCTGACTCCCGTGGTGGGTCACCTGTCGGACCGGTTCGGCCGCACCCGGATCATGCTGATCTTCGCGACGCTGATCCTCGCGCTGGTATACCCGAGCCTCGCGTTCCTGGTCGCCGCCCCGGGCTTCGGGGTGATACTCGGCGTGATGTTTTTGGTCGGCGTGTTGAAGGCCGGCTACTTCGCGCCACTGCCCGCGATGATGGCGGAGCTGTTCCCCGTCACCAACCGGGCCACCGGCCTGGCGGTGAGCTACAACATCGCCGTGATGCTGTTCGGCGGCACCACACCGCTGATCATCGTCTGGCTCGTCGATGTGACCGGCAGCAAGCTCGCGCCGACCTTCTACCTGATGTTCCTGGCCGTACTCAGCCTGTCCTGCGTGGCGTTCGCGCGGCGCAGGCTCGACATCCACTGA
- a CDS encoding IS4 family transposase — translation MAVRPAARPGRNPYGPAVRRRGLLVVALDGTTLTVPDSPAVLTRFTKQAGNHGGTGYPQVRLLALVACGTRSLIDAVFGPTTTGETTYAPRLLPSLRPGMILLADRNFAAQGLLSDITANGSEVLVRLNHGRRMPVLARHPGSYLSTLGPVTVRVIDCEITITTTAGKHTGLYRLATTLLDHHRYPAGELATLYDQRLEVETAYLELKSMILGSRVLRARTPERITREIHALLVVYQLARSARRERPGCLVAPAEAGFRVGAGLDGPGAVR, via the coding sequence GTGGCTGTTCGACCTGCTGCGCGGCCCGGCCGCAACCCGTACGGGCCAGCGGTCCGCCGGCGTGGTCTGCTGGTGGTCGCGCTCGACGGCACCACCTTGACCGTGCCCGACAGCCCCGCTGTCCTGACCAGGTTCACCAAGCAGGCGGGCAACCACGGTGGCACCGGCTACCCGCAGGTCCGCCTGCTGGCTCTGGTCGCCTGCGGCACCCGCAGCCTCATCGACGCCGTGTTCGGCCCCACCACCACCGGCGAGACCACCTACGCTCCGCGACTGCTGCCCAGCCTCCGGCCGGGGATGATCCTGCTGGCCGACCGCAACTTCGCCGCCCAAGGGCTGCTGTCCGACATCACCGCCAACGGCAGCGAAGTCCTGGTCCGGCTGAATCACGGCCGCAGGATGCCGGTCCTGGCCCGCCACCCCGGCTCCTACCTCTCCACGCTCGGCCCGGTAACCGTCCGTGTCATCGACTGCGAGATCACCATCACCACCACCGCCGGGAAGCACACCGGCCTCTACCGGCTGGCCACCACCCTGCTCGACCACCACCGCTACCCGGCGGGCGAACTGGCCACGCTCTACGACCAGCGCTTGGAGGTCGAAACCGCCTACCTGGAGCTGAAGTCGATGATTTTGGGCAGCCGGGTCCTGCGTGCCCGCACTCCCGAACGCATCACTCGGGAGATCCACGCACTTCTCGTGGTCTACCAGCTCGCCAGGTCAGCCCGCCGGGAGCGTCCGGGGTGCCTTGTCGCTCCAGCCGAGGCGGGCTTCCGCGTCGGCGCCGGTCTGGACGGCCCAGGTGCCGTCCGCTGA
- a CDS encoding M20 family metallopeptidase — protein sequence MMTRAAVIDCATEYYDSGEFLADLGRRVAFATESQDRAAARTLRSYLTDELAPALIGRLGCEARVLDNPAGDYPLLVATRHEGDEMPTVLVYGHGDVVLGEPERWRPGLDPWQVVVEGDRWYGRGTADNKGQHTINFAALEQVLRVRGRLGFNLKVLVETGEESGSPGLRTVCAQLRNELAADVLIASDGPRVAAERPTLFLGSRGSTPFTLRVDLREGSYHSGNWGGLLRNPATVLGAALASIVDARGRILVSGLRPREVPENVREALRDIAVGGGPDDPPVDDGWGEPGLTPAERLVGWNSVEVLSLAAGNPDTPVNAIPGSAHAHCQLRSVVGTDVDKLGVILRTHLDEHGFPMVDVEVGPTMPPTRTDPDDPWVHWALGSISRTTGAEPALLPNLGGSLPNDAFAGALGLCTLWIPHSYPACAQHAPDEHLLAPVARESLRIMAGLFWDLGEDSPVRSHP from the coding sequence ATGATGACCCGTGCTGCCGTGATCGATTGCGCCACCGAATACTACGATTCCGGGGAATTCCTCGCCGACCTCGGCCGCCGGGTCGCGTTCGCGACCGAAAGCCAGGACCGGGCCGCTGCGCGGACGCTGCGTTCCTACCTCACCGACGAGCTGGCCCCTGCGCTCATCGGCCGGCTGGGCTGCGAGGCGCGCGTCCTCGACAACCCCGCCGGCGACTACCCGCTGCTCGTGGCGACCCGACACGAGGGCGATGAGATGCCCACGGTGCTGGTCTACGGCCACGGCGACGTCGTCCTCGGCGAGCCGGAGCGGTGGCGGCCCGGCCTCGATCCGTGGCAGGTGGTGGTCGAGGGCGACCGCTGGTACGGCCGCGGCACCGCCGACAACAAGGGCCAGCACACCATCAACTTCGCGGCACTCGAGCAAGTGCTCCGCGTGCGCGGTCGGCTCGGCTTCAACCTCAAGGTGCTGGTCGAGACCGGGGAGGAGTCCGGCTCGCCGGGCCTGCGCACGGTCTGCGCCCAGTTGCGGAACGAGCTCGCCGCCGACGTACTGATCGCGTCCGACGGGCCGCGCGTGGCCGCGGAGCGGCCGACGCTGTTCCTCGGTTCACGCGGCTCCACCCCGTTCACGCTGCGGGTCGACCTGCGCGAGGGCTCATACCACTCCGGCAACTGGGGCGGTCTGCTGCGCAACCCGGCGACCGTGCTGGGGGCGGCGCTCGCCTCCATCGTCGACGCGCGGGGCCGCATCCTCGTCTCCGGTCTGCGGCCGCGGGAGGTCCCCGAGAACGTCCGGGAAGCCCTGCGCGACATCGCGGTCGGCGGCGGACCGGACGATCCGCCCGTCGACGACGGCTGGGGCGAACCCGGTCTCACCCCGGCCGAGCGTCTCGTCGGCTGGAACAGCGTCGAGGTGCTCTCGCTCGCCGCCGGCAACCCGGACACCCCGGTCAACGCCATTCCCGGCAGCGCCCACGCGCACTGCCAGCTCCGGTCCGTGGTCGGCACCGACGTCGACAAGCTCGGCGTCATCCTCCGTACCCACCTGGACGAGCACGGATTTCCCATGGTCGACGTCGAGGTCGGCCCGACCATGCCGCCGACCCGGACCGATCCGGACGACCCCTGGGTGCACTGGGCGCTCGGCTCGATCAGCCGCACCACCGGCGCGGAACCGGCGCTGCTGCCGAACCTCGGCGGCAGCCTTCCCAACGACGCCTTCGCAGGCGCGCTCGGGTTGTGCACGCTCTGGATCCCGCACTCCTACCCCGCCTGCGCCCAGCACGCCCCGGACGAGCACCTGCTGGCCCCGGTGGCGCGGGAGAGCCTGCGCATCATGGCCGGCCTGTTCTGGGACCTCGGCGAGGACTCTCCCGTGCGGAGTCACCCATGA
- a CDS encoding 1-aminocyclopropane-1-carboxylate deaminase: protein MSLNDFDRYPLLFGPSPVHRLERLTTHLGGAEIWAKREDCNSGIAYGGNKTRKLEYLVADALAQGCDTLVSIGGVQSNHTRQVAAVAARAGLKCVLIQESWVDWPDAVYDKVGNILLSRLAGADVRLVKAGFGIGFKESWEQAIAEIEAAGGKPYAIPAGASDHRLGGLGFANWAFEVAEQEKQLGVFFDTIVVCAVTGSTQAGMIAGFAALGGRPRRILGIDASAKPKETWDQVARIARGTASLIGLDRELAHDEILLDERYHAGTYGIPDESTMDAMRLAARIEGMVTDPVYEGKSMAGLIDLVTRREIAKDAKVLYAHLGGQPALNGYSALFG, encoded by the coding sequence TTGTCCCTCAACGACTTCGACCGCTACCCGCTGCTGTTCGGCCCGTCGCCGGTGCACCGCCTGGAGCGCCTGACCACACACCTGGGCGGCGCGGAGATCTGGGCCAAGCGCGAGGACTGCAACTCCGGCATCGCCTACGGCGGTAACAAGACCCGCAAGCTGGAGTACCTCGTCGCCGATGCGCTGGCGCAGGGCTGCGACACGCTCGTGTCGATCGGCGGCGTGCAGTCCAACCACACGCGCCAGGTCGCGGCGGTCGCGGCCCGGGCGGGGCTCAAGTGCGTGCTGATCCAGGAAAGCTGGGTCGACTGGCCGGACGCGGTGTACGACAAGGTCGGCAACATCCTGCTGTCCCGGCTCGCCGGAGCGGACGTGCGGCTGGTGAAGGCCGGGTTCGGCATCGGGTTCAAGGAGAGCTGGGAGCAGGCGATCGCGGAGATCGAGGCGGCGGGCGGCAAGCCCTACGCGATCCCCGCCGGCGCCTCGGACCACCGGCTCGGCGGGCTGGGCTTCGCGAACTGGGCGTTCGAGGTGGCGGAGCAGGAAAAGCAGCTCGGGGTCTTCTTCGACACCATCGTGGTGTGCGCGGTCACCGGCAGCACCCAGGCCGGCATGATCGCCGGATTCGCCGCGCTGGGCGGGCGGCCGCGGCGGATCCTCGGCATCGACGCCTCGGCGAAGCCGAAGGAGACATGGGACCAGGTGGCCCGGATCGCGCGCGGAACCGCGTCGCTCATCGGCCTGGACCGGGAGCTCGCCCACGACGAGATCCTGCTCGACGAGCGCTACCACGCGGGCACCTACGGCATCCCGGACGAGTCCACCATGGACGCGATGCGGCTGGCCGCACGGATCGAGGGCATGGTCACCGACCCGGTGTACGAGGGCAAGTCCATGGCGGGCCTCATCGACCTCGTCACCCGGCGCGAGATCGCCAAGGACGCCAAGGTGCTCTACGCCCACCTCGGCGGGCAGCCGGCACTGAACGGCTACAGCGCCCTGTTCGGGTAG
- a CDS encoding LysR family transcriptional regulator — protein sequence MHLLPTSLRYFLEVARTGSISEASERLHVATSAISRQIAKLEQDVGAPLFERQPRGMVLSEAGEILTAYARRSALEAEQVLADVHGVEALHRSTVKLASSEGFARDFLPAAITAFREKYPGVRFRLNVTGPTAATRQVIDGTVDLAVTYSLGPEWGIKVEYSQQQPIYALMPDDHPLAHREYVELADLLEYPLALMDEGTTIRQLFDVCVALEGLSFEPALVSNYSGALQSFAQLRGGVTLVGPLTVRRRLGADRLAIVPIHNPELSRRSMQIQSMARRALPAAVRAFLAHLIEQIGDDILM from the coding sequence ATGCACCTCCTGCCCACGTCGCTGCGCTACTTCCTCGAGGTCGCGCGCACCGGTTCGATCAGCGAGGCCTCGGAGCGCCTGCACGTGGCGACGTCGGCGATCAGTCGGCAGATCGCGAAGCTGGAGCAGGACGTCGGGGCGCCGCTGTTCGAGCGCCAGCCGCGGGGGATGGTGCTGTCGGAGGCGGGCGAGATTCTCACCGCCTACGCCCGGCGCAGCGCGCTCGAGGCCGAGCAGGTGCTCGCCGACGTGCACGGCGTCGAGGCCCTGCACCGCAGTACCGTCAAACTCGCGAGCTCCGAGGGTTTCGCGCGCGATTTCCTGCCGGCGGCTATCACCGCATTTCGGGAAAAATATCCGGGGGTGCGGTTCCGACTGAATGTCACCGGCCCCACCGCGGCGACGCGGCAGGTGATAGACGGCACGGTGGACCTGGCCGTCACTTATAGCCTCGGACCGGAATGGGGAATCAAGGTCGAGTATTCGCAGCAGCAGCCGATCTACGCGCTGATGCCCGACGATCATCCGCTGGCGCACCGGGAGTACGTCGAGCTCGCGGACCTGCTGGAGTACCCGCTCGCGCTGATGGACGAGGGAACCACGATCCGGCAACTCTTCGACGTCTGCGTCGCGCTGGAAGGGCTGAGCTTCGAGCCCGCGCTCGTCAGCAACTACTCGGGTGCGCTGCAGAGTTTCGCGCAGCTACGCGGTGGGGTCACCCTGGTCGGTCCGCTGACGGTGCGACGGCGGCTCGGTGCCGACCGCCTGGCGATCGTTCCCATCCACAACCCGGAACTGAGCCGCCGAAGCATGCAGATCCAATCGATGGCGCGGCGCGCATTGCCCGCGGCGGTGCGGGCCTTCCTCGCGCACCTGATCGAGCAGATCGGTGATGACATTCTCATGTAG